The Desmonostoc muscorum LEGE 12446 genome includes a region encoding these proteins:
- a CDS encoding restriction endonuclease, producing the protein MNQQIKPIQKIIFGSPGIGKSFKIRSIATEYLQIHFDSQTNTLKNTIKTVFHPEYTYSDFVGKLLPQSQGNSIIYKFYSGHFIRALGLAYRDLLNGKGQNYLLVIDELNRGNAAAIFGSIFQLLDRENDNWSTYEVDLSDLELIGLFNSMGYKAQASTDSPIQIDGSNFDVFCNMTERELKHQSNESGLRILKLLKNRKISIPNNLSLIATINTSDESIYYLDSAFKRRWDWEYLDAPAEKDIKANKVLEEVSSIILLLNDNKQLYWYKFVVGINEFIKSHYETVRKIEDKQIGWWFIKAENDVITLQQVQDKLMFYLWDSVFARDKKPLIQFLSDKLGKDIKLITYADFVEHTEQFVQHIHDNVTSLLTKDLEF; encoded by the coding sequence ATGAATCAACAAATAAAACCAATCCAAAAGATTATCTTTGGTAGTCCTGGCATCGGTAAAAGTTTCAAGATTCGCTCAATTGCAACAGAATATTTACAAATACATTTTGATTCACAGACTAATACGTTAAAAAATACAATCAAGACTGTATTTCATCCTGAATATACTTATTCCGATTTTGTAGGAAAACTATTGCCACAAAGTCAAGGTAATTCCATTATATACAAATTTTATTCAGGACACTTCATACGCGCTCTGGGGCTAGCATATAGGGATTTACTAAATGGAAAGGGTCAAAATTATCTTTTAGTTATAGATGAACTGAATAGAGGTAATGCTGCTGCAATATTTGGTTCTATATTTCAGTTATTAGATAGAGAAAATGATAATTGGTCAACTTATGAAGTTGATTTATCAGACCTTGAATTGATTGGTTTATTTAACTCAATGGGCTATAAAGCACAAGCTTCAACTGACAGTCCTATACAAATAGATGGCTCTAATTTTGATGTATTTTGTAATATGACTGAACGAGAATTAAAACATCAATCGAATGAAAGCGGATTACGAATACTAAAACTATTAAAAAATCGCAAGATAAGTATTCCAAATAATTTATCACTTATTGCTACTATTAATACATCTGATGAATCAATCTATTATTTAGATAGTGCTTTTAAAAGGCGTTGGGACTGGGAATATTTAGATGCTCCTGCTGAAAAAGATATAAAAGCCAATAAAGTTCTAGAAGAAGTTTCTTCAATAATATTACTATTAAATGATAACAAACAATTATATTGGTATAAATTTGTTGTTGGTATTAATGAGTTTATTAAATCGCATTACGAAACTGTTAGAAAAATAGAAGATAAACAGATTGGTTGGTGGTTTATTAAAGCAGAAAATGATGTTATTACTCTGCAACAAGTTCAAGACAAATTAATGTTTTACTTATGGGATAGTGTATTTGCTAGAGATAAAAAACCTTTAATACAATTTCTTTCAGATAAATTAGGAAAAGATATTAAACTGATTACTTATGCTGATTTTGTAGAGCATACTGAACAATTTGTACAACATATACATGATAATGTAACTTCTTTATTAACAAAAGACCTAGAGTTTTAG